A stretch of the Corylus avellana chromosome ca6, CavTom2PMs-1.0 genome encodes the following:
- the LOC132185881 gene encoding uncharacterized protein LOC132185881, with amino-acid sequence MAVGATRRVSSYERLVAIGLTLLAVLSPLYIDRRTVNDLELEEQPIIDLVSWLPLLLLVLILAIILSSYFDRIFTRSDPYWIHRVGGSSAGIILILMVLVLVLKFKASVKSWEA; translated from the coding sequence ATGGCGGTTGGAGCTACAAGGCGAGTTTCTTCATACGAGAGGCTGGTGGCAATAGGCTTGACCCTTCTAGCTGTGCTTTCTCCTCTCTATATTGACCGGAGAACAGTGAATGATTTGGAACTTGAAGAGCAGCCCATCATCGACCTTGTTTCTTGGCTGCCTCTACTACTCCTGGTGTTGATCTTGGCCATCATTTTGTCAAGTTACTTCGATAGGATCTTTACCAGGTCTGATCCTTATTGGATTCACAGAGTTGGTGGTTCTTCTGCTGGTATAATCCTGATTCTTATGGTTCTTGTACTGGTTTTGAAGTTCAAAGCTTCCGTAAAGAGCTGGGAGGCTTGA